In a genomic window of Pseudomonas putida:
- the fliL gene encoding flagellar basal body-associated protein FliL — protein sequence MAKSDAAVKDPATKGKLKLIILIVVALLLAIGLSVGATWYFMHGAQSKPAPAADVAPVGKQPAIFESMAPAFVANYNQNGRQRYMQVSITMLGRNQADLDALKVHMPVIRNNLVMLFSGQDFATLASPVGQEMLRQKATASVQEVAQKELGKVVVEQLLFTNFVLQ from the coding sequence ATGGCGAAGAGCGACGCAGCAGTTAAAGACCCCGCAACCAAAGGCAAACTCAAGCTGATTATCCTGATCGTAGTGGCCCTGCTGCTGGCGATCGGTTTGTCCGTGGGGGCGACCTGGTACTTCATGCACGGCGCTCAGAGCAAGCCGGCCCCGGCCGCCGACGTGGCGCCGGTGGGCAAGCAGCCGGCGATTTTCGAGTCGATGGCACCGGCGTTTGTCGCCAACTACAACCAGAACGGCCGCCAGCGCTACATGCAGGTGAGCATCACCATGCTTGGTCGCAACCAGGCCGATCTGGATGCGCTCAAGGTTCATATGCCGGTGATTCGCAATAACCTGGTGATGCTGTTCTCCGGTCAGGATTTCGCCACGCTCGCATCCCCGGTAGGTCAGGAAATGCTGCGCCAGAAAGCCACGGCCAGCGTCCAGGAAGTGGCGCAGAAAGAACTCGGCAAAGTGGTTGTCGAACAGTTGCTCTTCACTAATTTCGTATTGCAGTAG